One genomic region from Anguilla rostrata isolate EN2019 chromosome 2, ASM1855537v3, whole genome shotgun sequence encodes:
- the LOC135248765 gene encoding nucleus accumbens-associated protein 1-like: MAQTLQMAIPNFGNNVLECLNEQRLQGLYCDVSVVVKGHAFKAHRAVLAASSSYFRDLFNSGSKSAVVELPPAVQPQSFQQILSFCYTGRLSMNVGDQFLLMYTAGFLQIQQIMEKGTEFFLKVSSPSCDSQGLHAEETPPSEPQSPVTQTSGGGAGGAGRPASCLTPLPLVSRVKMEQQEPSSHSVVCTPVAKRLWEGGNREAGGGSGGGGGGGMRKAARFSQEGGRGPGGLSQGGVGGLAGGSSTTITTNSNNNNNSSGAACEGTSPGNLSAYASDSPISYHEEEEEEEGTDDGTEEQYRQICNMYTMYSMLNVGAAAGERVDALPDHLTSDTRSRMRMRQDLASLPAELITQIGNRCHPKLYEEGDPAEKLELVSGTSVFITRAQLMNCHVSAGTRHKVLLRRLLASFFDRSTLANSCGTGIRSSTNDPSRKPLDSRVLHAVKFYCQNFAPSFKESEMNAIAADMCTNARRVVRKSWIPKLKLLMADGDPYSSFLPDAVKMEEDGLGAEHAFDAGALEAGPTGEAGTSSEALQGVGGDSSTLF, encoded by the exons ATGGCTCAGACGCTTCAGATGGCCATTCCCAACTTCGGTAACAACGTGCTGGAGTGTCTGAACGAGCAGCGGCTGCAGGGCCTGTACTGCGACGTGTCGGTGGTGGTCAAGGGCCACGCCTTCAAGGCCCACCGCGCCGTGCTGGCGGCCAGCAGCTCCTACTTCCGGGACCTCTTCAACTCGGGGAGCAAGAGCGCGGTGGTGGAGCTGCCCCCGGCCGTGCAGCCGCAGAGCTTCCAGCAGATCCTGTCCTTCTGCTACACGGGCCGGCTCAGCATGAACGTGGGCGACCAGTTCCTGCTCATGTACACGGCCGGCTTCCTGCAGATCCAGCAGATCATGGAGAAGGGCACCGAGTTCTTCCTCAAGGTCAGCTCCCCCAGCTGCGACTCGCAGGGGCTGCACGCCGAGGAGACCCCGCCCTCCGAGCCCCAGAGCCCCGTCACGCAGAcctccgggggcggggccgggggggccggcCGGCCCGCCTCCTGCCTCACCCCGCTGCCGCTGGTGTCGCGCGTCAAGATGGAGCAGCAGGAGCCCTCGTCCCACTCGGTGGTGTGCACGCCCGTGGCCAAGCGGCTGTGGGAGGGCGGGAACCGCGAGGCGGGCGGGGGCtcgggcgggggagggggcggggggatgagGAAGGCCGCCCGCTTCTcccaggagggggggagggggcccgGCGGCCTGTcccagggcggggtggggggcctGGCCGGGGGCAGCagcaccaccatcaccaccaacagcaacaacaacaacaacagcagcggCGCCGCCTGCGAGGGCACCAGCCCGGGCAACCTGAGCGCCTACGCCAGCGACTCGCCCATCTCCTAccacgaggaagaggaggaggaggagggcaccGACGACGGCACCGAGGAGCAGTACCGGCAGATCTGCAACATGTACACCATGTACAGCATGCTCAACGTGGGGGCCGCAG CTGGCGAGCGCGTGGACGCCCTCCCGGACCACCTGACCTCGGACACGCGCAGCCGCATGCGCATGCGGCAGGACCTGGCCTCGCTGCCCGCCGAGCTCATCACACAGATCGGCAACCGCTGCCACCCCAAGCTCTACGAGGAGGGCGACCCCGCCGAGAAGCTGGAGCTGGTCTCAG GCACCAGCGTCTTCATCACGCGGGCGCAGCTGATGAACTGTCACGTCAGCGCGGGGACTCGACACAAAGTGCTCCTGCGGAGGCTGCTGGCCTCCTTCTTCGACCG GAGCACTCTGGCTAACAGCTGTGGGACAGGAATCCGCTCCTCCACTAACGACCCCAGCCGCAAGCCCCTGGACAGCCGAGTGCTCCACGCTGTCAAGT TCTACTGCCAGAACTTCGCCCCGAGCTTCAAGGAGAGCGAGATGAACGCCATCGCGGCGGACATGTGCACCAACGCGCGGCGCGTGGTGCGCAAGAGCTGGATCCCCAAGCTGAAGCTGCTGATGGCCGACGGGGACCCCTACTCCAGCTTCCTGCCCGACGCCGTCAAGATGGAGGAGGACGGCCTGGGCGCCGAGCACGCCTTCGACGCCGGGGCCCTGGAGGCGGGGCCCACCGGGGAGGCGGGCACCTCCAGCGAGGCCCTGcagggggtgggcggggacaGCAGCACTTTGTTTTAG